CTCATAATCCAAAACAAAAAGCCTCATCCCTTAAATTTTCAAGAGAAGAGGCTTGAAGATTAGATTAATCGCCAATTGTTACTCGAATAACTTCAACCTTTTTCTCAATCATATCAGGTATTGGCAGGTTATAAGGGCATCTTGTTACGCAACCTCCACATTTAATACAAGTTTTTGCTTTTTGATATGCATCGTAAAACCAGCCAGACTTTAATGTATTAAAAGGCAATCTTTTCATTGCTGAATCTGCATGGAGTATTACCCAAATAGGAATTTGCTGAGGACATGGCTGACAATAATTGCATCTTCTGCAAAATTCTTTGCCGAGCTCTTTTCGTATCCTTTCTATTTCTTTCATTTCATCATCAGTCAAAGGGCTAAGGTTCATTGCTACATTTACGTTTTGTTCTAACTCTTCAATAGTTTCTATTCCAGGGTCGGGTACAACAAATTCTTTTTGCAAGACGTATTTTAAAGATAGTGCAGCATTTGGGATAACACCGCCACCAACTGGCTTCATTGCAATTATTCCAATATCTTTTTGGAGTGCTAATGGGAAAACTTTGTCTTCTACATCTGTTTCTATTATATTATAGCAAAGTTGGATCACATCAAATTTATCTGTATTTATTAACTTTTCAAGAATTTCTGTACTGTGGCTTGAAGCGCCGATAAATCTAATAAGTCCTTTTTCCTTTGCTTCAACCAGTCCCCAGTATGCACCATCTTCAGAAAATACTCTGTTGAATGTATCTAAATCATTTATGCCATGTAACTGATAAATGTCAATTTGTTCAACACCAAGATTT
The DNA window shown above is from Caldicellulosiruptor owensensis OL and carries:
- a CDS encoding aldo/keto reductase, encoding MKYRRLGRTNIEVFPIAFGGIPIQRIDEESAVKVIRRAIELGINLIDTARSYTDSEIKIGKALKGINKKVYLASKSQNRTKEGILKDIEISLKNLGVEQIDIYQLHGINDLDTFNRVFSEDGAYWGLVEAKEKGLIRFIGASSHSTEILEKLINTDKFDVIQLCYNIIETDVEDKVFPLALQKDIGIIAMKPVGGGVIPNAALSLKYVLQKEFVVPDPGIETIEELEQNVNVAMNLSPLTDDEMKEIERIRKELGKEFCRRCNYCQPCPQQIPIWVILHADSAMKRLPFNTLKSGWFYDAYQKAKTCIKCGGCVTRCPYNLPIPDMIEKKVEVIRVTIGD